One part of the Lapillicoccus jejuensis genome encodes these proteins:
- the lpdA gene encoding dihydrolipoyl dehydrogenase produces the protein MADFDVVVLGAGPGGYVAAIRAAQLGKSVAVVEKKYWGGVCLNVGCIPSKALLRNAELAHVLTKEKAVFGIEGDATMSFGPTHARSRKVSEGIVKGVHYLMKKNKITEIDGWGTLTGPQSMDVALNDGQTRQLTFDDLILATGSVTRMIPGVEVSQNVVTYEEQILDPELPGSMIIAGSGAIGVEFAYVMSNFGVDVTIVEFLDRMVPTEDADVSKELLKHYKKLGVKVLLKTKVEAVEDTGSGVRVTVSPADGGESQVLEADKLMSAIGFAPRTEGFGLEAAGVELTDRGAIAIDDHCRTNVPHVYAIGDVTAKLMLAHVAEAMGIVAAETLAGAETMPIDYRYIPRATYCQPQIGSMGLSEAQAKEAGYDVKTSTFPFSANGKAQGLGEAVGFVKIIADAEHNEILGAAMIGPDVTELLPVINAAQTWDLTADELSRVVFAHPTLGEAVKEALHGIAGHMINL, from the coding sequence ATGGCTGATTTCGATGTCGTGGTGCTCGGCGCGGGGCCCGGGGGGTACGTCGCGGCGATCCGCGCCGCCCAGCTCGGCAAGTCCGTCGCGGTGGTCGAGAAGAAGTACTGGGGCGGGGTGTGCCTCAACGTCGGCTGCATCCCCAGCAAGGCGCTCCTGCGCAACGCCGAGCTCGCCCACGTCCTGACCAAGGAGAAGGCGGTCTTCGGCATCGAGGGCGACGCCACGATGTCGTTCGGGCCGACCCACGCGCGCAGCCGCAAGGTCTCCGAGGGGATCGTCAAGGGCGTCCACTACCTCATGAAGAAGAACAAGATCACCGAGATCGACGGGTGGGGGACCCTCACCGGCCCGCAGTCGATGGACGTGGCGCTCAACGACGGCCAGACCCGCCAGCTGACCTTCGACGACCTCATCCTCGCCACCGGCTCGGTGACCCGGATGATCCCGGGCGTCGAGGTGAGCCAGAACGTCGTCACCTACGAGGAGCAGATCCTCGACCCCGAGCTGCCCGGCTCGATGATCATCGCCGGCTCCGGCGCCATCGGCGTCGAGTTCGCCTACGTGATGAGCAACTTCGGCGTCGACGTGACCATCGTCGAGTTCCTCGACCGGATGGTGCCGACCGAGGACGCCGACGTGTCCAAGGAGCTCCTCAAGCACTACAAGAAGCTCGGCGTGAAGGTCCTGCTCAAGACCAAGGTCGAGGCGGTCGAGGACACCGGCTCCGGGGTCAGGGTCACCGTCAGCCCCGCCGACGGCGGCGAGAGCCAGGTCCTCGAGGCCGACAAGCTCATGTCGGCGATCGGCTTCGCCCCGCGCACCGAGGGCTTCGGCCTCGAGGCGGCCGGCGTCGAGCTGACCGACCGCGGCGCCATCGCCATCGACGACCACTGCCGCACCAACGTCCCGCACGTCTACGCGATCGGCGACGTCACGGCCAAGCTCATGCTCGCCCACGTCGCCGAGGCGATGGGCATCGTCGCCGCCGAGACCCTCGCCGGCGCCGAGACCATGCCGATCGACTACCGCTACATCCCGCGCGCGACGTACTGCCAGCCGCAGATCGGCTCGATGGGCCTGTCCGAGGCCCAGGCCAAGGAGGCGGGGTACGACGTCAAGACGTCGACCTTCCCGTTCTCGGCCAACGGCAAGGCGCAGGGTCTCGGCGAGGCCGTCGGGTTCGTCAAGATCATCGCCGACGCCGAGCACAACGAGATCCTCGGCGCCGCGATGATCGGCCCCGACGTCACCGAGCTGCTGCCGGTGATCAACGCGGCGCAGACCTGGGACCTCACCGCCGACGAGCTGTCGCGGGTCGTCTTCGCGCACCCGACGCTCGGCGAGGCGGTCAAGGAGGCCCTGCACGGCATCGCGGGGCACATGATCAACCTCTGA
- the rpsO gene encoding 30S ribosomal protein S15, with amino-acid sequence MPLDAATKKQILTEYATVEGDTGSPEVQIALLTQRIKDLTEHSRTHKHDHHSRRGLLLLVGRRRRLLRYLEGIDVERYRSLIKRLGLRR; translated from the coding sequence ATGCCCCTGGACGCTGCCACCAAGAAGCAGATCCTCACCGAGTACGCCACCGTCGAGGGTGACACCGGGTCCCCGGAGGTCCAGATCGCGCTGCTCACCCAGCGCATCAAGGACCTCACGGAGCACTCGCGCACGCACAAGCACGACCACCACAGCCGCCGCGGTCTGCTGCTGCTCGTGGGCCGTCGTCGCCGGCTGCTGCGCTACCTCGAGGGCATCGACGTCGAGCGCTATCGCTCGCTGATCAAGCGCCTCGGGCTGCGCCGATAA
- a CDS encoding class I SAM-dependent methyltransferase: MSFEVAAEAYDRFMGRFSAPLSPRLCDLAGLGAGSGRRALDVGCGPGQLTVELVRRLGADHVVAVDPSAPFVAAARDRLPGVDVRQAPGEALPFDDGTVDAALAQLVVSFFRDPVGGLREMARVTRPGGVVAVSTWDLAGDRAPHSSFWRVLRRLHPDVDDESGMPGAGDGRLPALLDEAGLGEVAQHELHVTRDFDGFDDWWGTYQLGVGPPGDAVRRLDDAARTQLREACRAELGDGPLTIAAVAWAATGTVAG, from the coding sequence ATGTCGTTCGAGGTCGCGGCCGAGGCGTACGACCGCTTCATGGGTCGGTTCTCCGCCCCCCTGTCCCCCCGGCTGTGCGACCTGGCCGGGCTCGGGGCCGGCAGCGGCCGCCGCGCGCTCGACGTGGGGTGCGGCCCCGGCCAGCTGACCGTCGAGCTCGTCCGCCGGCTCGGCGCCGACCACGTGGTCGCGGTCGACCCGTCGGCGCCCTTCGTCGCCGCCGCCCGCGACCGGTTGCCCGGGGTCGACGTGCGGCAGGCCCCGGGGGAGGCGCTGCCGTTCGACGACGGGACGGTCGACGCCGCGCTGGCCCAGCTCGTCGTCTCGTTCTTCCGCGACCCCGTCGGCGGTCTGCGCGAGATGGCCCGCGTCACCCGTCCCGGGGGAGTCGTCGCGGTGAGCACCTGGGACCTGGCGGGGGACCGGGCGCCGCACTCGTCCTTCTGGCGGGTGCTGCGCCGGCTGCACCCCGACGTCGACGACGAGTCGGGGATGCCCGGCGCCGGTGACGGCCGCCTGCCCGCCCTGCTGGACGAGGCCGGCCTGGGCGAGGTGGCCCAGCACGAGCTGCACGTCACCCGCGACTTCGACGGGTTCGACGACTGGTGGGGGACCTACCAGCTGGGGGTCGGGCCGCCCGGGGACGCCGTACGGCGCCTCGACGACGCCGCCCGCACGCAGCTGCGGGAGGCGTGCCGGGCGGAGCTGGGCGACGGACCCCTCACGATCGCGGCGGTCGCCTGGGCGGCCACCGGCACGGTCGCCGGCTGA
- a CDS encoding polyribonucleotide nucleotidyltransferase, producing MEGPEITFAEAVIDNGSHGTRTIRFETGRLAKQAAGAVVAYLDDETTLLSTTAAGKQPKDQFDFFPLTVDVEERMYAIGKIPGSFFRREGRPSTEAILTCRLIDRPLRPTFKKGLRNEVQVVISVFAANPNHQYDVLAINAASASTQISGLPFSGPIGGVRVSLIDGQWVAFPNYSDIESSVFDMVVAGRVVQTKDGGEDVAIMMVEAEATDHTWDLVKNQGKQAPTEEVVAEGLEASKKFIAQLCKAQAELAAKAAKPVEDFPVFLDYEDDAYDAVESHVSGALESALQIAGKQEREDKLDEIKAEMKSALADRFEGRDKELSAAYRSVQKKLIRQRILKDGVRIDGRGLRDIRALSAEVEVLPRVHGSAIFERGETQIMGVTTLNMLKMEQQLDTLSPVTKKRYMHNYNFPPYSTGETGRVGSPKRREIGHGALAERALMPVLPTREEFPYAIRQVSEALSSNGSTSMGSVCASTLSLLNAGVPLRAPVAGIAMGLVSDEVDGEARYAALTDILGAEDAFGDMDFKVAGTREFVTAIQLDTKLDGIPASVLGGALTQAREARFHILDVMGEAIDVPDEMSEFAPRIITVKVPVDKIGEVIGPKGKMINQIQDDTGADISIEDDGTVFIGAVDGPSAEAARAAINAIANPQMPEVGERFIGTVVKTTTFGAFISLTPGKDGLLHISEVRKLVGGKRIDSVDDVLKVGQKIQVELKEIDPRGKLSLAAVLAEDEGQAPEGDAASAETVDA from the coding sequence ATGGAGGGTCCAGAGATCACCTTCGCCGAGGCCGTCATCGACAACGGCAGCCACGGCACCCGCACGATCCGCTTCGAGACCGGCCGCCTCGCCAAGCAGGCAGCCGGCGCCGTCGTCGCGTACCTCGACGACGAGACGACGCTGCTCAGCACCACCGCCGCGGGCAAGCAGCCCAAGGACCAGTTCGACTTCTTCCCCCTGACGGTCGACGTCGAGGAGCGGATGTACGCGATCGGGAAGATCCCCGGCTCGTTCTTCCGCCGCGAGGGTCGCCCGTCGACCGAGGCGATCCTCACCTGCCGCCTCATCGACCGGCCGCTGCGCCCGACCTTCAAGAAGGGTCTGCGCAACGAGGTCCAGGTCGTCATCTCGGTCTTCGCCGCGAACCCGAACCACCAGTACGACGTCCTGGCCATCAACGCCGCGAGCGCGTCGACGCAGATCTCGGGCCTGCCGTTCTCCGGCCCCATCGGTGGCGTCCGCGTGTCGCTCATCGACGGCCAGTGGGTCGCGTTCCCGAACTACAGCGACATCGAGAGCTCGGTGTTCGACATGGTCGTCGCCGGCCGCGTCGTGCAGACCAAGGACGGCGGCGAGGACGTCGCCATCATGATGGTCGAGGCCGAGGCCACCGACCACACCTGGGACCTGGTCAAGAACCAGGGCAAGCAGGCGCCGACCGAGGAGGTCGTCGCCGAGGGCCTCGAGGCGAGCAAGAAGTTCATCGCGCAGCTGTGCAAGGCGCAGGCCGAGCTCGCCGCCAAGGCCGCGAAGCCGGTCGAGGACTTCCCCGTGTTCCTCGACTACGAGGACGACGCGTACGACGCCGTCGAGTCCCACGTCTCGGGCGCGCTGGAGTCGGCGCTGCAGATCGCCGGCAAGCAGGAGCGCGAGGACAAGCTCGACGAGATCAAGGCCGAGATGAAGTCGGCCCTGGCAGACCGCTTCGAGGGTCGTGACAAGGAGCTGTCCGCGGCCTACCGGTCCGTGCAGAAGAAGCTCATCCGCCAGCGCATCCTCAAGGACGGCGTCCGCATCGACGGTCGCGGCCTGCGGGACATCCGCGCGCTGTCGGCCGAGGTCGAGGTGCTCCCGCGGGTGCACGGCTCGGCGATCTTCGAGCGCGGCGAGACCCAGATCATGGGCGTGACGACGCTGAACATGCTCAAGATGGAGCAGCAGCTCGACACCCTCTCGCCGGTGACGAAGAAGCGCTACATGCACAACTACAACTTCCCGCCCTACAGCACCGGGGAGACCGGCCGCGTGGGGTCGCCGAAGCGCCGCGAGATCGGCCACGGCGCGCTGGCCGAGCGGGCGCTCATGCCCGTCCTGCCGACGCGCGAGGAGTTCCCCTACGCGATCCGCCAGGTGTCCGAGGCGCTGAGCTCCAACGGCTCGACGTCGATGGGCTCCGTCTGCGCGTCGACCCTGTCGCTGCTCAACGCCGGTGTGCCGCTGCGCGCCCCGGTCGCCGGCATCGCCATGGGCCTGGTCTCGGACGAGGTCGACGGGGAGGCGCGCTACGCCGCCCTCACCGACATCCTCGGCGCCGAGGACGCCTTCGGCGACATGGACTTCAAGGTCGCCGGCACGCGGGAGTTCGTCACCGCGATCCAGCTCGACACCAAGCTCGACGGCATCCCCGCGTCGGTCCTCGGTGGCGCGCTGACCCAGGCCCGCGAGGCCCGGTTCCACATCCTCGACGTCATGGGCGAGGCCATCGACGTGCCGGACGAGATGTCGGAGTTCGCCCCGCGGATCATCACGGTGAAGGTGCCGGTCGACAAGATCGGCGAGGTCATCGGCCCGAAGGGCAAGATGATCAACCAGATCCAGGACGACACGGGCGCCGACATCTCCATCGAGGACGACGGCACCGTGTTCATCGGCGCGGTCGACGGTCCGTCGGCCGAGGCCGCGCGGGCCGCGATCAACGCCATCGCGAACCCGCAGATGCCGGAGGTCGGTGAGCGCTTCATCGGGACCGTCGTCAAGACGACGACCTTCGGTGCGTTCATCTCCCTGACGCCCGGCAAGGACGGTCTGCTGCACATCTCCGAGGTGCGCAAGCTCGTCGGCGGCAAGCGGATCGACTCGGTCGACGACGTGCTCAAGGTCGGCCAGAAGATCCAGGTCGAGCTCAAGGAGATCGACCCGCGCGGCAAGCTCAGCCTCGCCGCCGTCCTCGCCGAGGACGAGGGTCAGGCCCCCGAGGGCGACGCGGCCTCCGCGGAGACCGTCGACGCCTGA
- a CDS encoding DUF6131 family protein: MIILGLVLLVIGLLVASLKILVTIGAIILVVGLVLAVLGATGRAIGGRKHYF, encoded by the coding sequence ATGATCATCCTCGGACTCGTCCTGCTCGTCATCGGGCTGCTGGTCGCCTCGCTCAAGATCCTCGTGACAATCGGCGCCATCATCCTCGTCGTCGGCCTGGTCCTCGCCGTCCTCGGGGCCACCGGCCGCGCCATCGGCGGCCGCAAGCACTACTTCTGA
- a CDS encoding ATP-binding cassette domain-containing protein: MDLTTSPPAPAVEARGLVKRYGAVTALGGVDLTVPTGTVLGLLGPNGAGKTTTVRVLTTLLRPDEGEASVAGVDVVRDPRGVRRRIGLSGQYAAVDEYLTGFENLDMIGRLYHLGRRRSRERARELLAQFRLEDAADRPSKTYSGGMRRRLDLAGALVADPPVLFLDEPTTGLDPRSRTDMWEVIGGLVAGGTSLLLTTQYLEEADRLCDSIVVIDHGRVIARGTADELKSQVGGERMEVTVGDPARLEDARRVLEPLGAPVTVDVPVHRVLVPVTGGAAVLADALRLLDAAGIAVAEIGLRRPTLDDVFLTLTGHEADDTEKKEGSA, translated from the coding sequence ATGGACCTCACGACTTCGCCCCCGGCCCCCGCCGTGGAGGCGCGCGGGCTCGTCAAGCGGTACGGCGCCGTGACCGCCCTCGGCGGCGTCGACCTCACCGTCCCCACCGGCACGGTGCTCGGCCTGCTCGGCCCCAACGGCGCCGGCAAGACGACGACCGTGCGCGTCCTCACGACGCTGCTGCGCCCCGACGAGGGGGAGGCGAGCGTCGCCGGGGTGGACGTCGTGCGCGACCCCCGGGGCGTACGACGCCGCATCGGCCTCTCGGGGCAGTACGCCGCCGTCGACGAGTACCTCACGGGCTTCGAGAACCTCGACATGATCGGCCGGCTCTACCACCTCGGCCGCCGGCGCTCGCGCGAGCGGGCCCGCGAGCTGCTGGCCCAGTTCCGGCTCGAGGACGCCGCGGACCGGCCGTCCAAGACCTACTCCGGCGGGATGCGCCGCCGCCTCGACCTGGCGGGCGCGCTCGTCGCCGACCCGCCCGTCCTCTTCCTCGACGAGCCGACGACCGGGCTCGACCCGCGCAGCCGGACCGACATGTGGGAGGTCATCGGCGGGCTCGTCGCCGGGGGCACCTCGCTGCTGCTGACGACGCAGTACCTCGAGGAGGCCGACCGGCTCTGCGACTCGATCGTCGTCATCGACCACGGCCGGGTCATCGCGCGCGGCACGGCCGACGAGCTGAAGAGCCAGGTCGGCGGTGAGCGCATGGAGGTCACCGTGGGCGACCCCGCCCGGCTCGAGGACGCGCGCCGGGTGCTCGAGCCGCTCGGCGCCCCCGTCACCGTCGACGTGCCGGTGCACCGCGTCCTCGTGCCGGTGACCGGCGGGGCGGCGGTCCTCGCCGACGCGCTGCGGCTGCTCGACGCGGCCGGCATCGCGGTCGCCGAGATCGGGCTGCGCCGCCCGACGCTCGACGACGTGTTCCTCACCCTCACCGGGCACGAGGCCGACGACACCGAGAAGAAGGAGGGGTCCGCATGA
- a CDS encoding DUF3311 domain-containing protein yields MSTPAAPGERPGDRPGRYDAPPANRGLLAVATVLLALPIIALLLVSTYAKKEPTLGGVPFFIWYQFLWVFLCSAFTYAAYRLVLVARPHRPMTDDGSAFVEGDGTDARTEGTR; encoded by the coding sequence ATGTCCACCCCCGCCGCGCCCGGTGAGCGACCGGGCGACCGCCCCGGCCGGTACGACGCCCCGCCCGCCAACCGCGGGCTGCTGGCCGTCGCGACCGTGCTCCTTGCGCTGCCGATCATCGCCCTGCTGCTCGTCAGCACCTACGCGAAGAAGGAGCCGACGCTCGGCGGGGTGCCGTTCTTCATCTGGTACCAGTTCCTCTGGGTGTTCCTCTGCTCCGCCTTCACCTACGCGGCCTACCGGCTCGTCCTGGTCGCCCGGCCGCACCGGCCGATGACCGACGACGGGTCCGCCTTCGTCGAGGGTGACGGCACCGACGCCCGGACGGAGGGCACCCGATGA
- a CDS encoding ABC transporter permease: protein MSALEAVSDGLVVAKRNLIKIKRVPDLLVFTTLQPIMFVLLFAYVFGGAISQADGGAAYRQFLIAGIFAQTVVFGATITGAGLAEDVKKGIIDRFRSLPMSGSAVLFGRTLSDVVNNVIVLVVMGLTGLVVGWRITTSVGEALLGFLLLLLFAYAISWVMAWVGMLVPTPEVVNNASFIIIFPLTFVANTFVPLSTLPGPLRSFAEWNPISAVTLAARQLFGNPDPNPSAPPPTSWALLHPELYTVLWAAVILAVFVPLANWQYRRATTR from the coding sequence ATGAGCGCCCTCGAGGCGGTGAGCGACGGTCTCGTCGTCGCCAAGCGCAACCTCATCAAGATCAAGCGGGTCCCCGACCTGCTCGTCTTCACGACGCTCCAGCCGATCATGTTCGTCCTGCTCTTCGCCTACGTCTTCGGCGGGGCCATCTCGCAGGCCGACGGCGGGGCGGCGTACCGGCAGTTCCTCATCGCCGGGATCTTCGCCCAGACCGTCGTCTTCGGCGCGACGATCACCGGGGCGGGGCTGGCCGAGGACGTCAAGAAGGGGATCATCGACCGCTTCCGGTCCCTGCCCATGTCGGGCTCGGCCGTCCTCTTCGGGCGGACGCTGTCCGACGTCGTCAACAACGTCATCGTCCTCGTCGTCATGGGGCTGACCGGCCTCGTCGTCGGCTGGCGGATCACGACGTCGGTGGGGGAGGCGCTGCTCGGCTTCCTCCTGCTGCTGCTCTTCGCCTACGCGATCAGCTGGGTGATGGCCTGGGTGGGGATGCTCGTGCCGACGCCCGAGGTGGTCAACAACGCGTCGTTCATCATCATCTTCCCGCTGACGTTCGTCGCCAACACGTTCGTGCCGCTGTCGACGCTCCCGGGGCCGCTGCGCTCGTTCGCCGAGTGGAACCCGATCTCCGCCGTGACCCTCGCCGCGCGGCAGCTCTTCGGCAACCCCGACCCGAACCCGTCGGCGCCGCCGCCGACGTCGTGGGCGCTGCTGCACCCGGAGCTCTACACCGTGCTGTGGGCGGCGGTGATCCTCGCCGTCTTCGTCCCGCTGGCGAACTGGCAGTACCGCCGGGCGACGACCCGTTGA
- the mctP gene encoding monocarboxylate uptake permease MctP — translation MNTGIDWPALIVLVALFAVVAVMGFMASRWRRPTSMESLDEWGLGGRSFGTWVTWFLLGGDLYTAYTFVAVPAAMFSAGAVSGFFAVPYTIVLYPIIFVFMSRLWSVSHRHGYVTPADFVAGRHGSRGLSLAVAITGFVATMPYIALQLVGIQAVLEVAGVGGGSNWFVNDLPLFVAFIILAVYTYTSGLRAPAIIAFVKDTLIYLVIIVAVIYLPSKFGGWGHIFDVVQGKADTAAATAKQTGKPATFVALPGPKQYFAYASLALGSAMALFMYPHSITATLSAKSRNTIRRNAAILPAYSFVLGLLALLGWVAIAAGTKPIGLNGKANPQLVIPQLFEDHFPGWFAGVAFAAIAIGALVPAAIMSIAASNTFTRNIYKEWIRPDATPQQEAKVSKLMSLLVKAFALIFVLAMDKQNAINLQLLGGIWILQTFPAIVFSLYTKWFHRWGLLAGWAVGIVYGTWKAYGVSSAATPHFGGSLAAIEGWGTLGYIAITAFALNVVVAVVVTLVARALHAPAGTDETIPADYFADEGDPRVAKLPATPDEAAATSPGRA, via the coding sequence ATGAACACCGGGATCGACTGGCCCGCGCTCATCGTCCTCGTCGCGCTCTTCGCCGTCGTCGCGGTCATGGGGTTCATGGCCTCGCGCTGGCGCCGGCCGACGAGCATGGAGAGCCTCGACGAGTGGGGCCTCGGCGGCCGCAGCTTCGGCACCTGGGTGACGTGGTTCCTGCTCGGTGGTGACCTCTACACGGCCTACACGTTCGTCGCCGTCCCGGCCGCGATGTTCAGCGCGGGCGCCGTGAGCGGCTTCTTCGCCGTCCCCTACACGATCGTGCTCTACCCGATCATCTTCGTCTTCATGTCGCGGCTGTGGTCGGTCAGCCACCGGCACGGCTACGTCACACCCGCCGACTTCGTCGCCGGACGGCACGGGTCGCGCGGGCTGAGCCTCGCGGTCGCCATCACCGGCTTCGTCGCGACGATGCCCTACATCGCCCTCCAGCTCGTCGGGATCCAGGCGGTGCTCGAGGTGGCCGGCGTCGGCGGCGGCAGCAACTGGTTCGTCAACGACCTGCCGCTCTTCGTCGCCTTCATCATCCTCGCCGTCTACACCTACACCTCGGGTCTGCGCGCACCCGCGATCATCGCGTTCGTCAAGGACACGCTCATCTACCTGGTCATCATCGTCGCGGTCATCTACCTGCCGTCGAAGTTCGGCGGCTGGGGCCACATCTTCGACGTGGTGCAGGGCAAGGCCGACACAGCGGCCGCGACGGCCAAGCAGACCGGGAAGCCGGCGACCTTCGTCGCGCTGCCCGGGCCGAAGCAGTACTTCGCCTACGCCTCGCTCGCGCTGGGCTCGGCCATGGCCCTGTTCATGTACCCCCACTCCATCACCGCGACCCTGTCGGCCAAGAGCCGCAACACCATCCGCCGCAACGCGGCGATCCTGCCGGCCTACTCGTTCGTCCTCGGCCTGCTCGCCCTCCTCGGGTGGGTGGCCATCGCCGCGGGGACCAAGCCGATCGGCCTGAACGGCAAGGCCAACCCGCAGCTGGTCATCCCCCAGCTCTTCGAGGACCACTTCCCCGGCTGGTTCGCCGGCGTCGCCTTCGCGGCCATCGCCATCGGCGCGCTGGTGCCGGCGGCGATCATGTCGATCGCGGCGTCCAACACCTTCACCCGCAACATCTACAAGGAGTGGATCCGCCCAGACGCCACCCCCCAGCAGGAGGCCAAGGTCAGCAAGCTGATGTCGCTGCTGGTCAAGGCGTTCGCGCTGATCTTCGTCCTCGCCATGGACAAGCAGAACGCGATCAACCTGCAGCTGCTCGGTGGCATCTGGATCCTGCAGACCTTCCCGGCGATCGTCTTCAGCCTCTACACGAAGTGGTTCCACCGGTGGGGTCTGCTCGCCGGCTGGGCCGTCGGCATCGTCTACGGCACGTGGAAGGCGTACGGCGTCTCGTCGGCCGCCACCCCGCACTTCGGCGGCTCGCTGGCCGCGATCGAGGGCTGGGGCACGCTGGGCTACATCGCCATCACCGCGTTCGCGCTCAACGTCGTCGTCGCCGTCGTCGTCACGCTCGTCGCCCGGGCGCTGCACGCGCCGGCCGGCACCGACGAGACGATCCCGGCCGACTACTTCGCCGACGAGGGCGACCCGCGGGTCGCCAAGCTCCCGGCGACGCCCGACGAGGCGGCCGCCACCTCCCCGGGGCGGGCATGA